The following proteins are encoded in a genomic region of Neisseria perflava:
- the mutY gene encoding A/G-specific adenine glycosylase gives MNTPTSFARRLIDWQRQHGRHDLPWQVKDPYSVWLSEIMLQQTQVATVLDYYPRFLAKFPTVQSLAAAPQDEVLSLWAGLGYYSRARNLHKAAQQVVGQFGGIFPSERKDLETLCGVGRSTAAAISAFAFNRRETILDGNVKRVLCRVFAQDGNPQDKKFENSLWTLAESLLPSENADMPAYTQGLMDLGATVCKRTKPLCHQCPMADICKARKQNRIDELPRKKTAPEVQTLPLYWLIIHNTDGALLLEKRPAKGIWGGLYCVPCFEKLDDLYAYAKRFGIISDGLEEQTTFTHRLTHRLLMITPFQTQQRPSEHLSDGLWVSLEHLADYGLPKPLIKYLAKG, from the coding sequence ATGAACACACCCACATCCTTCGCGCGACGACTCATCGATTGGCAACGGCAGCATGGCCGTCACGACTTGCCTTGGCAGGTCAAAGACCCTTATTCCGTCTGGCTTTCAGAAATCATGCTCCAACAAACACAGGTTGCTACCGTATTGGACTACTATCCGCGTTTCTTAGCCAAATTCCCAACCGTGCAATCACTTGCCGCTGCGCCGCAAGACGAGGTTTTATCCCTATGGGCAGGCTTGGGCTATTACAGCCGTGCACGCAATCTGCACAAAGCCGCGCAACAAGTCGTCGGACAATTCGGCGGTATCTTTCCATCCGAACGCAAAGACTTAGAAACGCTCTGCGGCGTAGGCAGAAGTACCGCCGCCGCCATTTCTGCCTTTGCTTTCAACCGACGAGAAACCATCTTGGACGGCAACGTCAAACGCGTTCTCTGCCGTGTTTTTGCCCAAGACGGTAATCCGCAAGACAAAAAATTTGAAAACTCGCTTTGGACACTTGCCGAAAGCCTACTGCCGTCTGAAAACGCCGATATGCCTGCCTACACGCAAGGCTTGATGGATTTGGGCGCAACCGTCTGCAAACGGACAAAACCTTTGTGCCATCAATGCCCGATGGCGGACATCTGCAAAGCAAGAAAACAAAACCGCATTGATGAGCTGCCCCGCAAAAAAACCGCTCCCGAAGTGCAAACCCTACCGCTTTATTGGCTGATTATTCATAACACTGACGGCGCATTATTGCTTGAAAAACGCCCTGCCAAAGGCATTTGGGGCGGTCTGTATTGCGTACCCTGTTTTGAAAAATTAGACGATTTGTATGCTTACGCCAAACGCTTCGGCATTATTTCAGACGGCCTTGAAGAACAAACCACGTTTACCCACCGACTGACCCACCGCTTATTGATGATTACCCCTTTTCAGACGCAACAAAGGCCGTCTGAACATCTTTCAGACGGCCTTTGGGTATCATTGGA
- a CDS encoding zinc-dependent alcohol dehydrogenase family protein has protein sequence MKAMVYHGANDIRFEEKPRPQIIDPTDAVVKIVKTTICGTDLGIWKGKNPEVADGRILGHEGIGIVEEVGDAVKNIKVGDKVIISCVSKCCTCDNCKIQLYSHCRNGGWILGYMIDGTQAEYVRTPYADNSLVPLPDNVNEEVALLLSDALPTAHEIGVQYGDVKPGDTVFIAGAGTVGMSALLTAQLYSPAAIIVCDMDENRLKLAKELGATHTINPASDDVSKQVAAIVGEDGVDCAIEAVGIPATWNMCQDIVKPGGHIAVVGVHGQSVDFKLEKLWIKNLAITTGLVNANTTEMLMKAISSSSVDYTKMMTHHFKFSELEKAYDVFKHAAENQAMKVVLEAD, from the coding sequence ATGAAAGCAATGGTTTATCATGGCGCAAACGACATCCGTTTCGAAGAAAAACCCCGCCCTCAAATTATCGATCCGACCGATGCAGTCGTCAAAATCGTTAAAACCACGATTTGCGGTACTGACTTGGGTATTTGGAAGGGTAAAAACCCTGAAGTTGCCGACGGTCGTATTCTCGGTCATGAGGGCATCGGTATTGTAGAAGAAGTCGGCGACGCTGTAAAAAACATCAAAGTCGGTGATAAAGTCATTATTTCATGTGTCAGTAAATGCTGTACTTGCGACAACTGTAAAATCCAACTTTATTCACACTGCCGCAACGGCGGTTGGATCTTGGGCTATATGATTGACGGTACTCAGGCCGAATACGTCCGTACGCCTTATGCCGACAACAGCTTGGTTCCGCTGCCTGACAACGTCAACGAAGAAGTTGCCCTGCTGTTGAGCGATGCCCTGCCGACCGCACACGAAATCGGCGTGCAATATGGCGATGTGAAACCTGGCGATACCGTATTCATCGCAGGCGCAGGCACTGTCGGCATGTCTGCCTTGTTGACTGCCCAACTGTACAGCCCTGCCGCCATCATCGTTTGCGATATGGACGAAAATCGCTTGAAACTGGCGAAAGAATTGGGCGCGACCCATACTATCAACCCTGCTTCCGACGATGTGAGCAAGCAAGTTGCCGCTATCGTCGGCGAAGACGGCGTAGATTGCGCCATCGAAGCGGTCGGTATCCCTGCAACTTGGAATATGTGCCAAGATATCGTGAAACCTGGCGGCCATATCGCTGTGGTTGGTGTGCATGGCCAATCCGTTGATTTCAAACTGGAAAAACTGTGGATTAAAAACCTTGCCATTACTACCGGCCTGGTTAACGCCAATACCACCGAAATGCTGATGAAAGCCATTTCCAGCAGCTCAGTGGATTACACCAAAATGATGACCCACCATTTCAAATTCAGCGAATTGGAAAAAGCTTACGACGTGTTCAAACACGCTGCTGAAAACCAAGCCATGAAAGTAGTTTTGGAAGCGGATTGA
- the trmA gene encoding tRNA (uridine(54)-C5)-methyltransferase TrmA: protein MTAYQQQLADKKQYLQQLFQGLDFPEIEVFESPEQHYRMRAEFRIWHEGGEMFYAMFERGQKASGASLIRCDQFPATSESINALMPKLIEAASNHSELKNRWYAVEFLSTLSGEMLVTMIYHKKLNDAWQQAAQELAHNLGIHIIGRSRGQKIVLSQDFVTEALTVNGKTFRYRQIEGSFTQPNAQVCQKMLTWACDAAQNLGKDMLELYCGNGNFTLPLSQHFNQVLATEVSKTSVNAAQWNIEANQITNLKIARLSAEEFTEAYTQNREFRRLQEQGIDLKNYDFSTIFVDPPRAGVDDETLKLVTRFDNVLYISCNPETLRTNLDTLCQTHTIERAALFDQFPFTHHIESGVWLKKK, encoded by the coding sequence ATGACTGCCTACCAGCAACAACTAGCCGACAAAAAGCAATATCTTCAGCAACTTTTCCAAGGACTGGATTTCCCTGAAATCGAAGTCTTTGAATCTCCGGAACAGCATTACAGGATGCGTGCCGAGTTCCGCATCTGGCATGAAGGCGGCGAAATGTTTTACGCCATGTTTGAACGCGGGCAAAAGGCAAGCGGGGCAAGTCTGATCCGTTGCGACCAATTTCCTGCCACATCCGAATCCATCAATGCCTTGATGCCGAAATTGATTGAAGCCGCATCCAATCATTCCGAACTGAAAAACCGCTGGTACGCCGTCGAATTTTTGTCCACTTTAAGCGGCGAAATGCTGGTTACCATGATTTACCACAAGAAGCTGAACGACGCATGGCAACAAGCCGCGCAAGAGTTGGCGCACAATTTGGGCATCCACATCATCGGCCGCAGCCGCGGACAAAAAATCGTATTAAGCCAAGATTTTGTGACCGAAGCATTGACAGTCAACGGCAAGACCTTCCGCTATCGTCAAATCGAGGGCAGCTTTACCCAACCCAATGCCCAAGTGTGCCAAAAAATGCTGACATGGGCGTGTGATGCTGCGCAAAACTTAGGCAAAGACATGCTTGAGTTGTACTGTGGCAACGGCAATTTCACCCTGCCGCTTTCGCAACATTTCAATCAGGTGCTGGCAACCGAAGTTTCCAAAACTTCCGTTAACGCCGCCCAATGGAATATTGAAGCCAACCAAATTACCAATCTCAAAATCGCCCGCCTATCTGCGGAAGAGTTTACCGAGGCCTACACTCAAAACCGTGAATTCCGCCGCCTGCAAGAACAAGGCATCGACTTGAAAAACTATGATTTTTCAACTATTTTCGTTGATCCTCCACGCGCCGGTGTTGATGATGAGACGCTCAAATTGGTTACCCGATTCGACAACGTCCTCTATATTTCCTGCAACCCTGAGACCCTGCGTACCAACCTCGACACGCTCTGTCAAACCCATACCATCGAACGCGCCGCCCTGTTCGATCAATTCCCATTTACCCACCATATCGAAAGCGGTGTTTGGTTGAAGAAAAAATAA